A window of Candidatus Melainabacteria bacterium RIFOXYA2_FULL_32_9 contains these coding sequences:
- a CDS encoding 50S ribosomal protein L31, giving the protein MKQGIHPDYKKTQISCVCGNVIETGSVKENVRVEICSSCHPFYTGTQKIMDTEGRVERFNKRYAKKENK; this is encoded by the coding sequence ATGAAACAAGGTATTCATCCTGATTATAAAAAAACACAAATAAGTTGCGTATGTGGAAACGTTATTGAGACAGGCTCAGTTAAAGAGAACGTAAGAGTTGAAATTTGCAGCAGCTGCCACCCATTCTATACCGGTACACAAAAAATTATGGATACTGAAGGTAGAGTAGAACGTTTCAACAAACGTTACGCAAAAAAAGAAAATAAGTAA
- a CDS encoding [FeFe] hydrogenase H-cluster radical SAM maturase HydE translates to MKDLLKEKQEYTKQDIVSLLKINDKTALEDLYALADSVREKYVGNVIHVRGIVEFSNYCSKNCLYCGIRRSNDQVHRYRMDEDKIIKSAKKAEGLGYKPAILPSGEDSYYDVDKVVRIIKAIKESTNLFITLSIGERPEIEYKLMKEAGADRYLLKHETSDPILYRQLHPDLKYSNRIKCLRALKQLGYETGSGIMIGLPGQTLESIANDILLFKAMDIDMIGMGPYLPHPNTPLARKFEQAGGYFAPAIGYFDVEEMVYKIIAITRIVTKTTHIPATTALGVINEKEGKETALKCGANVFMVNITDQEYKQYYEIYPAKIQLSNKNPDSISEISSKFKSLNRQVQ, encoded by the coding sequence ATAAAAGATTTGTTAAAAGAAAAACAGGAATATACCAAGCAAGATATTGTTTCTCTTTTAAAAATAAACGATAAAACAGCGTTAGAAGATTTATATGCACTTGCTGACAGTGTTAGAGAAAAATATGTCGGCAATGTGATTCATGTGCGTGGAATTGTTGAATTCTCAAATTATTGTTCAAAGAATTGCCTGTATTGCGGAATAAGAAGATCTAATGATCAAGTTCATCGATATAGAATGGATGAAGATAAAATAATTAAATCTGCTAAAAAAGCTGAAGGCTTAGGATATAAACCGGCTATTTTGCCGTCCGGGGAAGATTCTTATTATGATGTTGATAAAGTAGTGAGAATTATTAAAGCAATAAAAGAATCTACAAACTTATTTATCACATTAAGCATTGGTGAAAGACCCGAAATTGAATATAAATTAATGAAAGAAGCCGGTGCAGACAGGTATCTTTTAAAGCATGAAACCAGTGATCCTATTCTTTATAGACAGTTACATCCTGATTTAAAATATTCAAACAGAATAAAATGCCTTAGAGCATTAAAACAACTTGGCTATGAGACAGGAAGCGGAATTATGATCGGACTTCCAGGACAGACTTTAGAAAGTATAGCCAATGATATTCTTCTGTTTAAAGCTATGGATATTGATATGATTGGAATGGGGCCTTATCTGCCACATCCTAATACTCCTTTAGCCAGAAAGTTTGAACAGGCGGGTGGGTATTTTGCTCCAGCTATAGGTTATTTTGATGTCGAAGAAATGGTATATAAGATAATCGCAATAACAAGAATAGTTACAAAAACCACTCATATTCCTGCCACAACTGCATTAGGGGTTATAAATGAAAAAGAAGGCAAGGAAACTGCTCTAAAATGTGGAGCAAATGTATTTATGGTGAATATTACAGATCAGGAATATAAACAGTACTATGAAATATATCCGGCTAAGATTCAACTAAGCAATAAAAATCCTGATTCTATAAGTGAAATTTCTTCAAAATTTAAAAGCTTAAATAGACAGGTTCAGTAA